From a single Actinomyces viscosus genomic region:
- the ftsY gene encoding signal recognition particle-docking protein FtsY — translation MEPILIVLGIILVIVVGGGLWLYAGRRRGQVPDEVSAHKPMSVEDLLPSEEGEEPPDEAAAEEPAATLESPESIPGRMQRLRARLAGAGGFGKAVLSVLSRGDLTEEDWEEIEDTLLTSDLGIEVTTSLMDELRTQAKVLGTSDPEAVRTVLRAELLKLVDPTLDRSLNLERPTPADGAQGVPAAAILMVGVNGTGKTTTCGKLARVLVAQDKTVVLGAADTFRAAAAEQLTTWGERVGVDVVRSEKEGADPASVAYDAARQAADQGTDVVVVDTAGRLQNKAGLMDELGKIKRVMEKIAPVGEILLVLDATTGQNGMRQAQVFSEAVGITGIVLTKLDGTAKGGIVVTVQRELGVPVKLVGLGEGADDLAPFDPEGFVDALLG, via the coding sequence ATGGAACCGATCCTCATCGTTCTCGGCATCATTCTGGTCATCGTCGTCGGTGGAGGCCTGTGGCTCTACGCGGGCAGGCGGAGGGGACAGGTCCCCGACGAGGTCAGCGCTCACAAGCCGATGTCCGTCGAGGACCTCCTGCCGTCCGAGGAGGGGGAGGAGCCCCCGGATGAGGCGGCTGCCGAGGAACCTGCTGCCACGCTGGAGTCCCCCGAGTCCATCCCCGGCCGTATGCAGCGCCTGCGTGCCCGCCTGGCCGGCGCAGGCGGCTTCGGCAAGGCGGTCCTGTCCGTCCTGTCCCGCGGCGACCTGACTGAGGAGGACTGGGAGGAGATCGAGGACACCCTGCTCACCTCCGACCTCGGCATCGAGGTGACCACCTCCCTCATGGACGAGCTGCGCACCCAGGCCAAGGTCCTGGGAACCTCCGACCCCGAGGCCGTCCGCACCGTCCTGCGCGCCGAGCTGCTCAAGCTCGTCGACCCCACCCTGGACCGCTCCCTCAACCTGGAGCGACCCACCCCGGCCGACGGTGCCCAGGGCGTGCCTGCGGCCGCGATCCTCATGGTGGGCGTCAACGGCACCGGCAAGACCACCACCTGCGGCAAGCTCGCCCGTGTCCTGGTGGCCCAGGACAAGACCGTCGTCCTGGGCGCGGCCGACACCTTCCGCGCCGCGGCCGCCGAGCAGCTGACCACCTGGGGCGAGCGCGTCGGCGTTGACGTCGTGCGCTCAGAGAAGGAGGGCGCCGACCCCGCCTCCGTCGCCTACGACGCCGCGCGCCAGGCCGCCGACCAGGGCACGGACGTCGTCGTCGTCGACACCGCGGGGCGCCTGCAGAACAAGGCCGGGCTCATGGACGAGCTGGGCAAGATCAAGCGCGTCATGGAGAAGATCGCCCCCGTCGGCGAGATCCTCCTGGTCCTGGACGCCACCACCGGCCAGAACGGCATGCGCCAGGCCCAGGTCTTCTCCGAGGCGGTCGGCATCACCGGCATCGTGCTCACCAAGCTCGACGGTACCGCCAAGGGCGGCATCGTCGTCACCGTCCAGAGGGAGCTGGGCGTGCCCGTCAAGCTCGTGGGTCTGGGGGAGGGCGCCGACGACCTGGCCCCCTTCGACCCGGAGGGTTTCGTCGACGCGCTGCTGGGCTGA
- a CDS encoding response regulator transcription factor, giving the protein MIRVMLADDQAMVRGALAALLALENDIEVVAQVGNGDEVLPVAREHRPDVVLMDVDMPGTDGLTATAALLEQLPATRVLIVTTFGRPGFLRRAIQSGAHGFVVKDAPASDLAESVRRIHAGLRVVDPALAADSLVFGDSPLTARETEVLQAAADGATVAEVARRVHLSEGTTRNHLSQAMAKTDAPTRAAAVHIAAQKGWIIQ; this is encoded by the coding sequence GATGACCAGGCGATGGTGCGCGGGGCACTGGCGGCGCTGCTCGCCCTGGAGAACGACATCGAGGTCGTCGCTCAGGTCGGCAACGGGGACGAGGTGCTTCCCGTCGCGCGCGAGCACCGGCCCGACGTCGTCCTCATGGACGTGGACATGCCCGGCACCGACGGGCTCACCGCCACCGCCGCGCTCCTGGAGCAGCTGCCGGCCACGCGGGTCCTCATCGTCACGACCTTCGGCCGCCCCGGATTCCTGCGGCGCGCCATCCAGTCGGGGGCCCACGGGTTCGTCGTCAAGGACGCCCCGGCCTCCGACCTGGCCGAGTCGGTGCGTCGGATCCATGCGGGACTGCGCGTCGTGGACCCGGCGCTGGCCGCCGACTCGCTCGTCTTCGGCGACTCCCCCTTGACCGCTCGGGAGACCGAGGTGCTTCAGGCCGCCGCTGACGGCGCCACCGTCGCCGAGGTCGCCAGGCGAGTTCATCTCTCCGAGGGCACCACCCGCAACCACCTGTCCCAGGCCATGGCCAAGACCGATGCGCCCACCCGGGCCGCGGCGGTCCACATCGCCGCGCAGAAGGGCTGGATCATTCAGTAG
- the smc gene encoding chromosome segregation protein SMC: MHLKTLTIKGFKSFASSTTLRLEPGITAVVGPNGSGKSNVVDALTWVMGEQGAKNLRGGSMADVIFAGAGSRPALGRAEVSLTIDNTDGALPIDYTEVTISRTLFRGGGSEYQINGTPCRLLDVQELLSDTGLGRQMHVIVGQGQLDAVLSATPDDRRGFIEEAAGVLKHRKRKERALRKLESMAADLARVSDLAQELRRQLGPLARQAAIARRARTIQVEVRDATARLLADDVVQAQSLLEAGDEDKEALARRRSAVEEAERVARARLSELAAVETTSAQRLARAGSVWEELTGVSQSLGALADVAGERIRLLASAPTPSHGTDPEELERRAEAAGQEEAELADAVETARTALSDATRVRADAETAEKAADQELSAAQRRVSERRETIARAGGRVASARSRHEASLAALEQARSALQAAEAREERARTALAEATGSEETGEGGGHGAQDGVGTAAGTAAGKGATSETSAEVSAAADAAARAAAAHEEATRRLAEAREAVSTATDARREAASDRATWTARRDTLAMSLRSQDGTAALLEAGLDGLLGPLAEHLSVERGWENAVAALLGALAEAGLAADAKAALAGLEHARNQDVGAVRLVLADDPSLDPAPDPSDEVAETAPADGALAAGGLVHVVQPESGRLGQVLAGLLKTCWVTEDVESARAVRTRLPDAVVATRSGDVLAPGWVAGAGRGASSVLELTAAHEEADAEATAAAQAESEADAALEQARLREETARQELSEALTALRQADAEAARAAEAMARLTSAAHAAAEETGRARRVLERAEAESVQRTAELAAATAALAEVEGETEASDARDASDGPGSPGGTGPERLERALDKARQERESAAEAARQARAVETDARLSLRTAEERERSSRGRADSLRAAARREREQRAAAERAQQRRSAQLAVATHVRDQARAAAETARSSVQQAAEERAAIEDERAQALAATNEVREEIDQLTKELGNLTDAAHREEVARAEQRMRLESLAERAMSELGLELDPLVEEYGPHMLVPEIVEEPDTVPSGGADPDGEQAGNRAPASNGHPGRPYVRSEQEKRLAKASRDLARLGKVNPLALEEHAALEQRHQFLAEQLADLKRSRDDLLSIVEEIDARVQEVFSQAYEDTARQFASVFDRLFPGGEGRLVLTDPDDMLTTGIEIEARPAGKKVKRLSLLSGGERSLAAVALLVAIFKARPSPFYVMDEVEAALDDTNLGRLLEIFTELRQSSQLIIITHQKRTMEVADALYGITMRDGITKAVSQRLAQPDRGTAVTPDV; the protein is encoded by the coding sequence GTGCACCTCAAGACGTTGACGATCAAGGGATTCAAGTCCTTCGCCTCGTCAACCACCCTCCGCCTGGAGCCCGGCATCACCGCCGTGGTCGGCCCCAACGGGTCCGGCAAGTCCAACGTTGTCGACGCCCTGACCTGGGTCATGGGGGAGCAGGGCGCCAAGAACCTGCGCGGCGGGTCCATGGCCGACGTCATCTTCGCCGGCGCCGGCTCCCGCCCGGCCCTCGGGCGCGCCGAGGTCTCCCTGACCATCGACAACACCGACGGGGCCCTACCGATCGACTACACCGAGGTCACCATCTCGCGCACCCTGTTCCGCGGCGGCGGCTCGGAGTACCAGATCAACGGCACCCCCTGCCGCCTGCTCGACGTCCAGGAGCTCCTCAGTGACACGGGTCTGGGGCGCCAGATGCACGTCATCGTGGGACAGGGCCAGCTCGACGCCGTCCTGAGCGCCACCCCCGACGACCGCCGAGGCTTCATCGAGGAGGCCGCCGGGGTCCTCAAGCACCGCAAGCGCAAGGAGCGCGCCCTGCGCAAGCTCGAGTCCATGGCCGCCGACCTCGCCCGGGTCTCGGACCTCGCCCAGGAGTTGCGCCGCCAGCTCGGCCCCCTGGCCCGGCAGGCCGCCATCGCCCGGCGCGCCCGGACCATCCAGGTCGAGGTCCGGGACGCCACGGCCCGGCTGCTGGCCGATGACGTCGTCCAGGCCCAGTCCCTCCTGGAGGCCGGCGACGAGGACAAGGAGGCCCTGGCCAGGCGCCGCAGCGCCGTCGAGGAGGCCGAGCGCGTTGCCCGGGCGCGCCTGAGCGAGCTGGCCGCCGTCGAGACCACCTCCGCCCAGCGCCTGGCCCGAGCCGGCAGCGTCTGGGAGGAGCTCACCGGAGTCTCCCAGTCCCTCGGCGCGCTCGCGGACGTGGCCGGTGAACGGATCCGGCTCCTGGCCTCCGCGCCGACGCCGAGCCACGGCACCGACCCCGAGGAGCTCGAGCGACGGGCCGAGGCCGCGGGGCAGGAGGAGGCGGAGCTCGCCGACGCCGTCGAGACCGCCCGCACCGCGCTCAGCGACGCCACCCGGGTGCGCGCCGACGCCGAGACCGCGGAGAAGGCCGCCGACCAGGAGCTCTCAGCCGCGCAGCGCCGGGTCTCGGAGAGACGCGAGACCATCGCCCGCGCCGGCGGGCGCGTCGCCTCGGCCCGCAGCCGCCACGAGGCCAGCCTGGCGGCCCTCGAGCAGGCACGCAGCGCGCTTCAGGCCGCTGAGGCCCGCGAGGAGCGCGCCCGAACCGCCCTGGCTGAGGCCACAGGATCGGAGGAGACCGGGGAGGGCGGAGGCCACGGCGCTCAGGACGGCGTAGGGACAGCCGCTGGAACAGCCGCAGGGAAGGGGGCGACGTCGGAGACCTCCGCCGAGGTGAGCGCAGCCGCCGACGCCGCGGCTCGGGCGGCAGCCGCCCACGAGGAGGCCACCCGGCGTCTGGCCGAGGCCCGAGAGGCCGTCTCCACCGCCACCGACGCCCGCCGGGAGGCCGCCTCCGACCGGGCCACCTGGACGGCCAGACGCGACACCCTGGCCATGTCCCTGCGCAGCCAGGACGGCACGGCCGCGCTGCTGGAGGCCGGCCTCGACGGCCTCCTCGGGCCGCTGGCGGAGCACCTCAGTGTTGAGCGCGGCTGGGAGAACGCCGTCGCCGCCCTCCTGGGAGCACTCGCCGAGGCGGGGCTGGCCGCTGACGCTAAGGCCGCCCTGGCCGGGCTGGAGCACGCCCGCAACCAGGACGTCGGCGCCGTCAGGCTGGTCCTGGCCGACGACCCCTCGCTGGACCCAGCACCCGACCCCAGTGATGAGGTGGCCGAGACGGCCCCGGCTGACGGCGCGCTGGCGGCCGGCGGGCTCGTGCACGTCGTGCAGCCGGAGTCCGGACGCCTCGGGCAGGTCCTGGCCGGACTGCTCAAGACCTGCTGGGTGACGGAGGACGTCGAGAGCGCCCGGGCTGTGCGCACCAGGCTGCCGGACGCCGTCGTGGCCACCCGCAGCGGCGACGTCCTGGCTCCCGGCTGGGTGGCCGGTGCGGGCCGGGGCGCCTCCTCGGTCCTCGAGCTCACCGCCGCCCATGAGGAGGCCGACGCCGAGGCCACCGCTGCGGCGCAGGCCGAGTCCGAGGCGGACGCCGCTCTCGAGCAGGCCCGTCTCCGGGAGGAGACTGCCCGCCAGGAGCTCAGCGAGGCGCTGACCGCCCTGCGTCAGGCCGATGCCGAGGCCGCCCGGGCCGCCGAGGCGATGGCCCGGCTGACCTCGGCGGCCCACGCGGCCGCCGAGGAGACCGGGAGGGCCCGCCGGGTCCTGGAACGGGCCGAGGCCGAGTCGGTCCAGCGCACCGCCGAGCTCGCGGCCGCCACCGCCGCGCTGGCCGAGGTCGAGGGGGAGACGGAGGCGTCTGACGCAAGGGACGCGTCGGACGGGCCGGGATCGCCCGGGGGCACGGGGCCAGAGCGCCTCGAGCGGGCTCTGGACAAGGCCCGTCAGGAACGGGAGTCCGCGGCGGAGGCCGCCCGCCAGGCCCGAGCCGTCGAGACCGACGCCAGGCTGTCCCTGCGCACCGCCGAGGAGCGCGAGCGCTCCAGCCGAGGGCGCGCCGACTCGCTGCGGGCGGCCGCACGTCGCGAGCGCGAGCAGCGCGCCGCCGCCGAACGGGCCCAGCAGCGCCGCAGCGCCCAGCTCGCCGTGGCCACCCACGTGCGGGACCAGGCCCGCGCCGCCGCCGAGACCGCAAGGAGCTCCGTCCAGCAGGCCGCCGAGGAGCGGGCCGCCATCGAGGACGAGCGCGCCCAGGCCCTGGCCGCCACCAACGAGGTCCGTGAGGAGATCGATCAGCTCACCAAGGAGCTCGGCAACCTCACCGACGCCGCCCACCGCGAGGAGGTGGCTCGGGCCGAGCAGCGCATGCGTCTGGAGTCCCTGGCCGAGCGGGCCATGAGCGAGCTCGGCCTCGAGCTGGATCCACTCGTCGAGGAGTACGGGCCGCACATGCTCGTCCCCGAGATCGTCGAGGAGCCCGATACCGTCCCCAGCGGCGGAGCGGATCCGGATGGCGAGCAGGCCGGCAACCGAGCCCCGGCCAGCAACGGGCACCCGGGTCGCCCCTACGTGCGCTCCGAGCAGGAGAAGCGCCTGGCCAAGGCCTCGCGGGACCTCGCCCGGCTCGGCAAGGTCAACCCGCTCGCCCTGGAGGAGCACGCCGCCCTGGAGCAGCGCCACCAGTTCCTGGCTGAGCAGCTGGCCGATCTCAAGCGCTCGCGGGACGATCTGCTGAGCATCGTCGAGGAGATCGACGCCCGGGTCCAGGAGGTCTTCTCCCAGGCCTACGAGGACACCGCCCGCCAGTTCGCCTCCGTCTTCGACCGGCTCTTCCCCGGCGGGGAGGGGCGCCTGGTGCTCACCGACCCCGACGACATGCTCACCACCGGCATCGAGATCGAGGCGCGCCCGGCCGGTAAGAAGGTCAAGCGGCTCTCGCTGCTCTCGGGCGGGGAGCGCTCGCTGGCGGCCGTCGCCCTGCTGGTGGCGATCTTCAAGGCGCGCCCCTCGCCCTTCTACGTCATGGACGAGGTGGAGGCGGCCCTGGACGACACGAACCTGGGCCGGCTGCTGGAGATTTTTACCGAGCTGCGGCAGTCCAGCCAGCTCATCATCATCACGCACCAGAAACGCACCATGGAGGTGGCCGACGCGCTCTACGGGATCACGATGCGTGACGGGATCACCAAGGCGGTCTCACAGCGGCTGGCCCAGCCCGACCGCGGTACGGCTGTGACTCCTGATGTCTGA
- a CDS encoding ABC transporter ATP-binding protein — protein sequence MLTLSNLSKRFGSLQALDKLSLSLAAGEIVGFVGANGAGKSTTMRIVMGVLAADSGTVTWKGSPVDAATRRAIGYMPEERGLYPRMRVAEQLVYLARLHGLSASAAKAAADMWTERLGLQERRGDEVQSLSLGNQQRVQLAAALVSDPELLILDEPFSGLDPVAVDVMSQVLLERAAAGVPTLFSSHQLDVVERLCDRVVIIRSGRLVADGTIPELQATETPRWRVVVEPPADAAPLEAGALSAPDVQVDGEGRLTLTAAGTDEQELLRTAQRLGTVRELGPVRHRLTDIFREVLTAPASTDTAIDTATTTTSTTTATTANDMIEPTSDTKEAHR from the coding sequence ATGCTCACACTGTCCAACCTCTCCAAACGCTTTGGGAGCCTGCAGGCCCTCGACAAGCTCTCCCTGTCCCTGGCCGCCGGCGAGATCGTCGGCTTCGTCGGCGCCAACGGGGCCGGCAAGTCCACCACGATGCGCATCGTCATGGGAGTGCTGGCCGCCGACTCGGGCACCGTGACCTGGAAGGGCTCCCCCGTGGACGCCGCGACCCGGCGCGCCATCGGGTACATGCCCGAGGAGCGTGGCCTCTACCCCCGGATGAGGGTGGCCGAGCAGCTGGTCTACCTGGCCCGCCTCCATGGACTGTCCGCCTCGGCGGCCAAGGCGGCCGCGGACATGTGGACCGAGCGCCTGGGCCTCCAGGAGCGGCGCGGCGACGAGGTGCAGAGCCTGTCCCTGGGCAACCAGCAGCGCGTCCAGCTGGCCGCCGCCCTCGTGAGCGACCCCGAGCTGCTCATCCTCGATGAGCCCTTCTCCGGCCTGGACCCGGTGGCCGTGGACGTCATGAGCCAGGTCCTCCTGGAGCGGGCGGCCGCGGGCGTGCCCACGCTCTTCTCCTCCCACCAGCTCGACGTCGTCGAGCGCCTGTGCGACCGCGTGGTCATCATCCGCTCGGGCCGGCTCGTGGCCGACGGGACGATTCCCGAGCTCCAGGCCACCGAAACGCCCCGTTGGCGGGTGGTCGTCGAGCCGCCGGCGGATGCCGCGCCGCTGGAGGCCGGCGCCCTGAGCGCTCCGGACGTGCAGGTCGACGGTGAGGGCCGCCTGACCCTCACCGCTGCGGGCACCGATGAGCAGGAGCTGCTGCGCACCGCCCAGCGCCTGGGAACGGTGCGCGAGCTCGGCCCGGTGCGCCACCGGCTCACCGACATCTTCCGGGAGGTCCTCACGGCTCCCGCCTCCACCGACACAGCCATCGACACAGCCACCACCACGACCAGCACCACGACCGCCACCACGGCCAACGACATGATCGAGCCGACAAGCGACACGAAGGAGGCGCACCGATGA